In uncultured Desulfobacter sp., one DNA window encodes the following:
- a CDS encoding radical SAM protein yields the protein MSRDYPFETGVYRPPSEGGSASLLVRFTRNCPWNHCTFCTMYKGKKFNLRPLEEIKADINAMASLVVDLQAESKALGHGGQVTRDAILALLEKAPSLNQHPGADMLIQWMAVGGKTAFIQDGNSMIMPPQDLIAALTYLKETFPSIERITTYARARTLAQRSLEDLKSIRAAGLDRLHLGLETGDDALLKQIKKGVTADGHIEGGKKAMEAGFQVSEYWMPGLGGKEMTIQHAENTARVLSEVNPHYIRSRPFRPAPGSPMFDQVNQGQITLLDPKEQLLELRQMIRNLDVTSKVCFDHMGNYWRTASGDLVLHHEYEGYQFPDEKQTVLDRIELGLAYKQAPARFIL from the coding sequence ATGAGCCGAGACTACCCGTTTGAAACCGGCGTATACCGCCCGCCCAGTGAAGGAGGCAGCGCGTCCCTTTTAGTTCGTTTTACCCGGAACTGCCCATGGAACCACTGCACCTTCTGTACAATGTATAAGGGAAAAAAGTTTAACCTGAGACCCCTGGAAGAGATTAAAGCGGATATTAATGCTATGGCAAGCCTTGTGGTTGACCTCCAGGCCGAATCAAAAGCCCTGGGGCACGGGGGGCAGGTCACCCGGGACGCGATCCTGGCATTGCTTGAAAAAGCACCGAGCTTAAATCAGCATCCGGGTGCGGACATGCTGATTCAGTGGATGGCCGTGGGGGGGAAGACCGCCTTCATCCAGGACGGCAACTCCATGATCATGCCGCCCCAAGATCTGATTGCAGCATTGACTTATCTTAAAGAAACCTTTCCCTCCATCGAAAGAATCACCACCTATGCCCGGGCCCGGACCTTGGCCCAGCGTTCCCTTGAGGATTTGAAGTCTATACGCGCCGCCGGTCTTGACCGCCTCCACCTGGGTCTTGAAACCGGAGATGATGCCCTGCTCAAGCAAATTAAAAAGGGGGTAACAGCCGACGGCCATATTGAGGGCGGTAAAAAAGCCATGGAAGCGGGCTTTCAGGTTTCGGAATACTGGATGCCAGGACTTGGCGGCAAGGAGATGACAATCCAGCATGCCGAAAATACCGCCCGGGTGCTCAGTGAGGTCAACCCCCATTATATTCGCTCCCGGCCTTTCAGGCCCGCCCCCGGTTCTCCGATGTTTGATCAGGTAAATCAGGGACAGATCACCCTGCTGGATCCCAAAGAGCAGCTACTTGAACTGCGACAGATGATCCGGAATCTGGATGTAACATCCAAGGTTTGCTTTGACCACATGGGCAACTACTGGCGCACTGCATCGGGAGACTTGGTCCTCCACCATGAATATGAAGGATATCAGTTCCCTGATGAAAAACAGACCGTCCTGGACCGCATTGAACTGGGGCTTGCTTATAAACAGGCACCTGCCCGGTTCATTTTATAG
- a CDS encoding reverse transcriptase domain-containing protein, which yields MALDGIQTLLDDNFKKPDKIHFVRYADDFIVTGRSPEMLKYKVKPLIKEFLKIRGLELSEKKTIITHIDDGFDFLGFNVRKYKGKLLIKPSKSSIKRIKVSVRE from the coding sequence ATGGCTCTTGACGGTATCCAGACCCTCCTTGATGATAACTTCAAGAAGCCTGACAAAATTCATTTTGTCAGGTATGCTGATGATTTTATTGTAACGGGCCGTTCTCCGGAAATGCTCAAATATAAAGTCAAGCCTTTGATCAAAGAGTTCCTTAAAATAAGGGGACTTGAACTATCAGAAAAGAAAACCATTATCACACATATTGATGATGGCTTTGATTTCCTTGGCTTCAATGTCAGAAAATACAAAGGCAAGCTTCTGATAAAGCCTTCAAAATCCAGCATTAAACGCATAAAAGTATCGGTAAGGGAATAG
- a CDS encoding transposase, which translates to MEPEHFFCRPQNTAQKKYEALRAFYVEKRQAEDVAKQFGYKLSSFYSLTRDFKKNLSQENPDQHFFISKPAGRRPKDDTSETNQYIIDSRKNHLSVPDIKAALDAQGETVSEGYIYNLLKKEGFARLPRRKSTTREKTSASLKIEAPKSYMLDFAPESFTGQNSFGVLCLLPYLQQYSIDRLIQNSNYPETGTINRLSSILCFVALKLSNVRRYSADDIWCMDRGLGLFAGLNVLPKTSWYTSYSHRITSEMNKEFLKGLHQILLHEGLLSDTSNIDFTTIPYWGDDSHLENNWSGTRNKALASIAAVLAQDPDSGIITYGDTNVRHQQKNQVAIEFLDFYNANSGNDLKYLVFDSKFTTYENLAKLGKEIKFLTIRRRGKKIVEELSQKSPSSWKKVRVTMANGKGRNLRVNDEKIFLKDYGGEVRQIAITGHGKIKPALLITNDFDKPCDKLIRKYTRRWLVEKGISEQIEFFHLNKVSSSMVIKVDFDLTMSILTHNLLRLFAMDLPGYSHISDYSLYKKFLAMTGNVQIEADQVTIKIKKKRNLPLLLTTMQKFKKMRLRFFENKTFSVIGDSTT; encoded by the coding sequence ATGGAACCCGAACATTTTTTTTGTCGACCACAAAATACCGCTCAAAAAAAGTACGAAGCTCTTCGTGCTTTTTATGTCGAAAAACGTCAAGCCGAAGACGTTGCCAAACAATTTGGCTATAAGTTGAGTTCATTCTATTCTTTAACCCGTGATTTTAAGAAAAATCTGTCGCAGGAAAATCCTGATCAGCATTTTTTTATTTCCAAACCAGCTGGCCGTAGACCTAAAGACGATACCAGCGAAACCAATCAATACATTATTGATTCTCGGAAAAATCATCTTTCAGTGCCTGACATCAAGGCCGCTCTTGATGCTCAGGGAGAAACTGTTTCTGAAGGATACATTTACAATCTACTCAAAAAAGAAGGATTCGCCCGACTTCCCCGCCGAAAAAGCACTACTCGTGAAAAGACAAGCGCTTCATTGAAAATAGAAGCACCGAAAAGTTATATGTTGGATTTTGCGCCTGAGTCATTTACCGGGCAAAATAGTTTTGGTGTGTTGTGTCTACTGCCATACCTGCAACAATATAGCATTGACAGGCTTATCCAAAATTCAAATTATCCGGAAACAGGCACAATAAACAGACTATCATCAATCCTGTGTTTCGTTGCCCTTAAATTGTCTAATGTCCGCAGATACTCTGCTGATGATATTTGGTGTATGGATAGAGGATTGGGGTTATTTGCCGGTTTGAATGTTCTTCCAAAAACTAGTTGGTACACCTCTTACTCTCATCGAATCACCAGTGAAATGAATAAAGAATTTCTCAAAGGGCTGCATCAAATATTGCTTCACGAAGGATTGCTTTCAGATACGTCCAATATTGATTTTACAACAATTCCGTATTGGGGAGACGATTCCCACCTTGAAAATAATTGGTCAGGAACACGGAATAAAGCGTTGGCAAGCATAGCTGCTGTATTAGCACAAGATCCAGATTCCGGTATCATTACATATGGCGACACTAATGTCAGGCATCAGCAAAAAAATCAAGTCGCAATTGAGTTCCTTGATTTTTATAATGCTAACAGCGGCAACGATCTGAAATACTTGGTTTTCGATAGCAAATTCACCACTTATGAAAATCTTGCCAAGCTTGGCAAAGAAATAAAATTTCTTACCATCCGAAGAAGGGGAAAAAAGATAGTCGAAGAACTTAGCCAAAAGTCGCCTTCATCATGGAAAAAAGTTAGAGTCACAATGGCAAATGGCAAAGGCCGAAACTTAAGAGTTAATGATGAAAAGATATTTCTAAAAGATTATGGTGGTGAGGTGCGGCAAATAGCAATAACAGGGCATGGTAAGATTAAACCAGCTCTATTAATAACAAACGATTTCGATAAACCCTGCGACAAGTTGATTAGAAAATATACAAGAAGATGGTTGGTTGAAAAAGGCATTTCAGAACAAATTGAATTCTTTCATCTAAACAAAGTATCATCATCAATGGTTATTAAAGTAGATTTTGATCTTACAATGTCCATACTTACACACAATTTGCTACGACTCTTTGCTATGGATTTACCTGGTTATTCGCATATCAGTGATTATTCTCTCTATAAAAAATTTCTTGCAATGACTGGGAATGTACAAATTGAAGCTGATCAGGTAACAATCAAAATTAAGAAAAAAAGAAACCTACCCTTACTGCTCACAACAATGCAAAAATTTAAAAAAATGAGGCTCAGATTTTTTGAAAATAAAACGTTCTCTGTTATTGGGGACAGCACAACTTGA
- the uvrA gene encoding excinuclease ABC subunit UvrA, with translation MKKNTAAAVTQTVDNYDADTLTPLHPIEDDSRSKELDRIIVRGAKEHNLKNIDVEIPKKKLVVVTGVSGSGKSSLAFDTIFAEGQRRYVESLSSYARQFIGQMEKPRYETIRGLSPTIAIEQKAASKNPRSTVGTITEIYDYLRVLFARVGTQYCYKCGKKVGRGHAQAMVSQIMDLPDGSKILILAPIVENRKGEHRERLEELKKEGYARVRVDGVVQDLENVQTLARNKKHHIEVVIDRLVVKSDEVFEKRLTDSVEAALKLGAGQLIVHMMGREDLKMSEARSCCGIAYPELTPQIFSFNSPLGMCPDCNGIGTLLAIDPDKVVPDTNLSIREGAVVPWKNYFIKSPRFNNENSWGKGQLLAMEEQWGIDFDIPWKKLPKKHRDLLLYGSGNKQMTVNWNSSKIQGSFSRTHEGLIHTLMRRYRNTQSEHQKKYYTNFMTAAICPTCKGRRLRDEILHVRINEKSIIDVTEMTVKAAYNFISSLELTGSKKLIATELLKEIRNRLGFLVNVGLDYLSLDRSGPTLSGGESQRIRLASQVGSELTGVLYILDEPSIGLHQRDNIKLLSTLKHLRDIGNTLLIVEHDQETMEASDWIVDIGPGAGHLGGEIVAQGTPEQIRKNPVSLTGQFLSGRETITVPIDRRTPKSMGNKWLTIHGACENNLADITAKIPVGLFTAVTGVSGAGKSTLINQILYPALAVKLHKSQMSVGKHKNITGLSHINKVINIDQKPIGRTPRSNPATYTKLFDPIRDLFAMLPESQSRGYKKGRYSFNVKGGRCEACHGDGYIKVEMHFLADVFVPCDVCHGKRFNKSTLEIKYKDHSIADVLDLSVVQARELFDAHPKITRILDTLVDVGLSYIKLGQAATTLSGGEAQRIKLARELARKDTGDTLYILDEPTTGLHFQDIRMLLQVLQRLTHAGNTVVIIEHNLDVIKTADWILDIGPEGGSGGGRIVAAGPPEEVTKNSSSYTGRYLSPILKPGNYNPA, from the coding sequence ATGAAAAAAAATACTGCTGCCGCTGTAACCCAGACAGTTGATAATTATGATGCTGACACCCTGACACCCCTGCACCCCATAGAAGATGATTCACGCTCCAAAGAGCTGGACCGGATCATTGTCCGGGGCGCCAAGGAACATAATCTTAAAAATATTGATGTAGAGATCCCCAAAAAAAAGCTGGTTGTGGTGACGGGGGTCTCCGGGTCGGGCAAATCCAGCCTGGCCTTTGATACCATTTTTGCCGAAGGACAGCGCCGGTATGTGGAGTCCTTGTCCTCTTATGCCCGGCAGTTCATCGGGCAGATGGAAAAACCGCGCTACGAGACCATCCGGGGGCTCTCGCCTACCATTGCCATTGAACAGAAGGCGGCCTCTAAAAACCCACGGTCCACCGTGGGGACCATCACCGAAATTTACGACTACCTGCGGGTGCTCTTTGCCCGGGTGGGAACCCAATACTGCTATAAGTGCGGAAAAAAGGTAGGCCGGGGACATGCCCAGGCCATGGTCTCCCAAATTATGGATCTGCCTGACGGCTCCAAGATCCTGATTCTGGCACCCATTGTGGAAAACCGCAAAGGGGAGCACCGGGAGCGCCTTGAAGAGCTCAAAAAAGAGGGCTATGCAAGGGTTCGTGTGGACGGAGTGGTCCAGGATCTTGAAAATGTCCAGACCCTGGCCCGTAACAAAAAACATCACATTGAGGTGGTCATTGACCGGCTGGTGGTAAAGTCCGACGAGGTATTTGAAAAACGGCTTACCGACTCCGTGGAAGCGGCCCTGAAACTGGGGGCAGGCCAGCTCATTGTCCACATGATGGGAAGAGAAGACCTGAAAATGAGTGAGGCCCGCTCCTGCTGCGGCATTGCCTATCCCGAACTGACCCCCCAGATCTTTTCCTTTAACTCGCCCTTGGGTATGTGTCCTGACTGCAACGGCATCGGCACCCTCTTGGCCATTGACCCGGACAAGGTGGTGCCGGACACCAATCTGTCCATCCGTGAGGGTGCGGTGGTCCCCTGGAAGAATTATTTCATCAAGAGCCCGCGGTTTAACAATGAAAATTCCTGGGGCAAGGGCCAGCTTCTGGCCATGGAGGAGCAGTGGGGTATTGATTTTGATATCCCCTGGAAGAAGCTGCCTAAAAAGCATCGGGATCTGCTGCTCTACGGCTCCGGCAACAAACAGATGACCGTGAACTGGAACTCGTCAAAGATCCAAGGCAGTTTTTCCCGCACCCACGAAGGTCTGATCCACACCCTGATGCGCCGGTACAGAAATACCCAGTCCGAGCATCAAAAAAAGTATTATACCAACTTCATGACTGCGGCCATCTGCCCGACATGTAAGGGACGGCGGCTGCGGGATGAGATTCTGCATGTCAGGATCAATGAAAAATCCATTATTGATGTCACTGAGATGACCGTGAAAGCGGCCTATAATTTTATCTCTTCCCTTGAGCTGACCGGCAGCAAAAAGCTTATTGCCACTGAACTGCTCAAAGAGATCCGGAACCGTCTGGGTTTCCTGGTGAACGTCGGCCTGGACTATCTCTCTTTGGACCGGTCCGGCCCAACATTGTCCGGCGGTGAATCCCAGCGTATCCGCCTGGCCTCCCAGGTGGGATCTGAATTAACCGGAGTCCTTTACATTCTGGATGAACCTTCCATCGGCCTTCACCAGCGGGACAACATCAAACTGCTGTCTACATTGAAGCATCTGCGGGACATCGGCAATACCCTGCTCATTGTGGAGCATGACCAGGAGACCATGGAGGCCTCGGACTGGATTGTTGACATCGGCCCGGGCGCCGGCCACCTGGGCGGTGAAATTGTGGCCCAGGGCACACCTGAACAGATCCGGAAAAATCCGGTCTCCCTCACCGGACAATTTTTAAGCGGACGTGAGACCATTACCGTACCTATAGATCGAAGAACACCCAAATCCATGGGCAATAAATGGCTCACCATCCACGGGGCATGTGAAAACAACCTGGCCGACATCACGGCTAAAATTCCTGTGGGGCTTTTCACAGCCGTCACCGGGGTGTCCGGGGCGGGTAAATCCACCCTGATCAACCAAATCCTGTACCCGGCCCTGGCGGTAAAACTGCACAAATCCCAGATGAGCGTTGGAAAACATAAAAATATTACCGGGCTGTCCCATATTAATAAGGTCATCAACATTGACCAGAAACCCATCGGCCGGACCCCGCGCAGTAACCCGGCCACATATACCAAGCTGTTTGACCCCATCCGGGACCTGTTTGCCATGCTGCCCGAATCCCAATCCCGGGGATATAAAAAAGGACGGTACTCCTTTAATGTCAAAGGCGGCCGGTGCGAGGCCTGCCATGGGGATGGATACATCAAGGTGGAGATGCATTTTCTGGCCGACGTGTTTGTGCCCTGTGATGTCTGCCACGGCAAACGGTTCAACAAGTCCACGTTGGAAATCAAATACAAGGATCACTCCATTGCCGATGTATTGGATCTTTCCGTTGTGCAGGCCAGGGAGTTGTTTGACGCTCATCCCAAGATCACCCGAATTCTGGATACGCTGGTGGATGTGGGGCTCTCCTATATCAAGCTGGGTCAGGCCGCCACCACCCTGTCCGGCGGCGAGGCCCAGCGGATCAAACTGGCCCGGGAACTTGCCAGGAAAGACACCGGTGACACCCTTTATATCCTGGATGAGCCCACCACCGGGCTGCACTTCCAAGATATCCGCATGCTCCTTCAGGTACTCCAGCGCCTCACCCATGCCGGAAACACCGTGGTCATCATTGAGCACAACCTGGATGTGATTAAGACCGCGGACTGGATTCTGGACATCGGGCCCGAGGGCGGCAGCGGCGGGGGCCGAATTGTGGCAGCCGGTCCGCCGGAGGAGGTGACTAAAAATTCGAGCAGCTACACTGGACGGTACTTGAGCCCCATCCTTAAGCCAGGCAATTACAATCCGGCTTGA
- a CDS encoding enolase C-terminal domain-like protein, protein MKAKIGYPTVQEDVAVVRAMRKASGDGMAIMADYNQCLTPTEAVERLRVLDDEGLTWVEEPTLAHDYAGHAIVAHEARTPIQCGENWWGTLDMQHAIEAQASDLVMPDVMKIGGVTGWLRAATLAHAKGLLVSNHLWPEISARLLCCTPTAHWLEYADWWNPVLSEPLRIEKGMAIVGDAIGTGVDWNEDAVRRFAA, encoded by the coding sequence ATCAAAGCAAAGATCGGTTACCCGACGGTCCAAGAGGACGTTGCCGTGGTGCGCGCAATGCGGAAGGCGTCCGGGGATGGAATGGCGATCATGGCGGACTACAACCAATGCCTTACGCCAACTGAGGCTGTGGAGCGCCTCCGGGTTCTGGACGACGAAGGGCTCACCTGGGTAGAAGAGCCAACGCTTGCGCATGACTATGCCGGGCATGCAATCGTCGCGCATGAGGCACGAACCCCGATTCAGTGCGGCGAGAACTGGTGGGGAACATTGGACATGCAGCACGCGATAGAAGCACAGGCATCGGATCTCGTGATGCCGGACGTGATGAAGATTGGGGGTGTCACAGGCTGGCTCAGGGCCGCGACGCTCGCGCACGCGAAAGGTCTTCTCGTGTCAAATCATCTTTGGCCAGAGATCAGTGCGCGCCTCCTGTGCTGCACGCCGACAGCGCATTGGCTCGAGTATGCTGACTGGTGGAACCCCGTCCTCTCAGAACCGCTAAGGATCGAGAAGGGCATGGCGATTGTCGGCGATGCCATAGGCACAGGAGTGGATTGGAACGAAGACGCGGTGCGCCGTTTTGCAGCGTGA
- a CDS encoding methyl-accepting chemotaxis protein, which translates to MLERMTIAQKMTFGFGLVLLLTLLVAVIGYRGLSSVTDRVTKADDVNRMVRLILEARQAEKNFIIRKDEQYMAAHADKIKELLDQAESTKKSFKDSKNIAQMEQAVSTVKNYNKAFGRYTQLEKAKDSQLKKIRETAGNVLQIIEALRFGQRQQLHQLLEDGFTDRAIIQDKISKADSANRMVKLLLNAQRTEKEFIISHDDQYIKGNNDYQARIIEEINQLKTQFQNQQNLDLLDSVARNLTDYQDAFQKFTDLVKQQVEFTNKMLDSARNADHVCRDARASQKAKMLDVISISNTVSIVATIIAILIGAVFALRITRGLIRQLGGEPSAISKIADLIAAGDLTHEFKTNEKQLCGVYASMKKMTDNLKNMFNDIFQGVQTLTSSSTELAAVSQQMTAGAEQSSQKANNVSSAAEEMTTTMNSVAAATEQTSANLQMIVAAAEEMSATINEISSNTAKGSQTTTEAVAKAEHISRKVDDLGKAAAEISKVTETIANISEQTNLLALNATIEAARAGEAGKGFAVVAGEIKELAKQTAQATDEIGMKIEEVQSTTTESVNAIQGIINIIDDINSIVSSVATAIEEQSATTQEISTNVSQAASGVQEVNENVSQTSTVAAEVTADVHQVSEAANEIMTSTNNINESALELSKLAESLNEMVDRFKL; encoded by the coding sequence ATGTTGGAACGTATGACCATTGCACAGAAAATGACATTTGGATTTGGCCTTGTCCTGTTGCTGACACTTCTTGTGGCGGTTATCGGCTATCGAGGTCTTAGCAGCGTTACGGACCGGGTGACAAAGGCGGATGATGTAAACCGGATGGTCCGCCTCATTCTCGAAGCCCGGCAAGCTGAAAAGAACTTCATCATTCGTAAGGATGAACAGTACATGGCAGCACATGCTGACAAAATCAAGGAATTGCTTGACCAAGCCGAATCGACCAAAAAATCCTTTAAAGATTCCAAAAATATAGCCCAGATGGAGCAAGCGGTCTCGACGGTCAAAAACTATAACAAGGCATTTGGTCGATATACCCAACTTGAGAAGGCCAAAGACAGCCAACTGAAAAAGATACGGGAGACTGCAGGTAATGTTCTTCAGATCATAGAAGCACTGCGCTTCGGGCAAAGGCAACAACTGCACCAACTATTAGAAGACGGTTTCACTGACAGAGCCATCATTCAGGACAAAATATCAAAAGCGGACTCTGCCAACAGGATGGTCAAACTCCTCTTGAACGCCCAACGGACTGAAAAAGAGTTCATCATTTCCCATGATGATCAGTATATTAAGGGAAATAATGATTATCAGGCCAGAATTATTGAAGAGATCAATCAACTGAAGACACAGTTCCAGAACCAGCAAAACCTTGACCTGCTTGATTCAGTTGCCAGGAATCTCACCGATTATCAGGATGCATTTCAGAAATTTACCGATCTTGTAAAACAACAGGTCGAATTCACGAACAAAATGCTCGATTCAGCCCGAAATGCGGATCATGTCTGCCGCGATGCACGCGCCAGTCAGAAGGCAAAAATGCTCGACGTAATAAGCATTTCCAACACGGTAAGTATCGTGGCAACCATCATAGCCATTCTCATTGGCGCTGTTTTCGCCTTACGGATCACCCGCGGTCTCATAAGACAGCTTGGTGGAGAACCTTCAGCTATATCGAAGATTGCCGATTTAATTGCCGCGGGAGATCTTACGCATGAATTCAAAACCAACGAAAAACAGCTCTGTGGCGTGTATGCCAGTATGAAGAAAATGACAGACAATTTGAAAAATATGTTTAATGATATTTTTCAGGGAGTCCAGACATTGACATCGTCTTCCACGGAACTGGCAGCTGTGTCCCAGCAGATGACGGCAGGGGCCGAGCAGTCCTCCCAGAAGGCCAACAACGTATCCTCGGCAGCAGAAGAGATGACAACGACGATGAACAGTGTGGCTGCCGCCACGGAACAGACAAGTGCAAACCTGCAGATGATTGTTGCCGCAGCAGAAGAGATGTCTGCAACAATCAATGAAATATCATCAAATACAGCCAAGGGAAGCCAGACAACCACCGAGGCTGTTGCAAAGGCCGAACATATTTCCAGGAAAGTGGATGATTTGGGCAAGGCAGCCGCTGAGATAAGCAAAGTAACTGAAACCATTGCCAATATTTCCGAGCAGACGAATCTTCTTGCACTGAATGCAACCATAGAGGCGGCAAGAGCAGGCGAGGCAGGCAAGGGGTTTGCGGTCGTGGCTGGTGAAATAAAAGAACTTGCAAAGCAGACTGCCCAGGCCACCGACGAAATTGGGATGAAAATAGAAGAAGTACAGTCAACAACCACGGAATCTGTCAATGCAATACAAGGAATAATCAATATTATTGACGATATCAATTCAATTGTCTCTTCAGTTGCCACTGCCATTGAAGAGCAGTCTGCCACAACCCAGGAGATTTCCACTAATGTCAGCCAGGCGGCCTCAGGCGTTCAGGAGGTTAATGAAAATGTCAGCCAGACATCCACCGTGGCAGCCGAGGTCACTGCGGATGTCCACCAGGTCAGTGAGGCTGCAAATGAAATAATGACCAGCACCAATAACATAAATGAAAGTGCACTGGAATTATCCAAGCTGGCGGAAAGTCTTAACGAAATGGTTGACAGGTTTAAATTGTAG
- a CDS encoding glycosyltransferase, translated as MVTSQKKIGNRKKVAALACILSVVAAACLYGTGGSSGSQFLRGMPWGGTLVVLFSVLCSLAMAELVWRIILVLRYKPMTSVSDDQLPTCTIVVPAYNEGHQVYDTLKSLAASNYPKEKIQLIAVDDGSADDTWQWIKRAKRKLTLPVLTIRQPKNQGKRQALYDGFKKSSGKVLVTVDSDSIVEADTLRNLVTPFSNPRVGAVAGNVRVLNQTQGIIPRMVDIAFVFSFDFMRASQSMYRTVTCTPGALSAYRKSAVMNVLDKWRNQTFLGRPANIGEDRAMTNMILRQGYHVVFQQNARVFTEVPVAYSQLCKMYLRWARSNVRETIAMTAFIFTRFRQDSMLGARITLVSDVLKLTVAQIFFLISWGLILWHPAIFGSKTIIGIVLGSSLSATIYAWKFGRISSILAFAYGFFFFIGLTWIKPYALFTPHNSHWLTRACPKVNPDTDIHQQMNARQLT; from the coding sequence ATGGTAACGTCCCAAAAAAAAATCGGAAATAGAAAAAAAGTTGCAGCCCTTGCCTGTATTCTGTCAGTTGTCGCAGCGGCATGTCTGTATGGCACCGGCGGCTCATCCGGTTCCCAATTTCTTAGAGGAATGCCATGGGGAGGTACCTTGGTCGTCCTATTTTCCGTTCTTTGCTCTCTGGCCATGGCAGAGCTGGTATGGAGAATCATCCTGGTACTGAGATACAAGCCAATGACAAGTGTGTCCGATGATCAACTGCCGACCTGTACAATCGTAGTTCCCGCTTACAATGAAGGTCATCAGGTATATGATACCCTTAAAAGCCTTGCAGCCAGCAACTATCCCAAAGAAAAAATTCAATTGATAGCCGTGGATGACGGCAGTGCGGACGACACATGGCAATGGATTAAACGGGCCAAAAGAAAGCTTACTTTACCGGTTCTGACCATACGCCAGCCCAAGAACCAGGGAAAACGCCAAGCCCTCTATGACGGATTTAAAAAAAGTTCAGGCAAGGTACTGGTAACCGTAGACAGTGATTCTATAGTGGAAGCCGACACCCTTAGAAATCTGGTAACGCCTTTCTCAAATCCCCGGGTCGGCGCTGTTGCCGGTAATGTTCGGGTGCTCAATCAAACCCAGGGTATTATCCCCCGTATGGTAGACATTGCATTTGTGTTCAGCTTTGATTTCATGCGTGCCAGCCAAAGCATGTATCGCACGGTGACCTGTACGCCCGGAGCCCTGTCTGCTTACCGTAAATCTGCGGTCATGAATGTACTTGATAAGTGGCGGAATCAAACTTTTCTTGGGCGACCCGCCAATATCGGCGAGGACCGCGCAATGACAAACATGATTCTTCGCCAGGGATATCATGTGGTATTTCAGCAGAATGCCAGGGTCTTTACCGAAGTCCCGGTGGCTTATTCCCAGCTTTGTAAAATGTACTTAAGATGGGCCCGAAGCAATGTGCGTGAAACCATTGCCATGACAGCCTTTATCTTTACGCGGTTTCGCCAAGACTCAATGCTTGGGGCGCGGATCACTCTGGTTTCCGACGTGCTTAAACTTACCGTAGCCCAGATTTTTTTCTTGATCTCCTGGGGATTGATTCTATGGCATCCGGCCATATTCGGAAGTAAAACCATTATCGGTATTGTGCTGGGTTCCAGCCTGTCCGCTACAATCTACGCCTGGAAATTCGGCAGGATCTCTTCAATACTTGCATTTGCTTATGGATTTTTCTTTTTCATCGGCTTGACCTGGATCAAGCCCTATGCCCTGTTTACTCCTCATAATTCCCATTGGCTGACTCGAGCCTGTCCAAAGGTCAATCCGGACACGGACATTCACCAGCAAATGAACGCCCGGCAGTTGACCTGA